The following are from one region of the Flavimobilis soli genome:
- a CDS encoding Na+/H+ antiporter subunit E: MTLHPRRRAWFGQWPTILWLAVAWTMLWGDLTWANVLGGLALGAFVTLVFPLPAIGFHVRVRPLSLLWLVVRFLWDLVRASFQVAFQALHVSRVPRGAVVGVRLRNPADLYLTVTAELSTLVPGSLVVEAHRLTGMLYLHVLDLEAYGGEEKVRADVLALEERVLYALASDEELRNAGLPVGPWWGPAARAQATATRPPVARSRKGETP, encoded by the coding sequence GTGACCCTGCACCCTCGCCGTCGCGCCTGGTTCGGGCAGTGGCCCACGATCCTGTGGCTCGCCGTCGCCTGGACCATGCTCTGGGGCGACCTCACGTGGGCCAACGTCCTGGGCGGCCTCGCTCTCGGCGCCTTCGTGACGCTCGTCTTCCCGCTGCCCGCGATCGGGTTCCACGTCCGTGTGCGCCCGCTCTCGCTGCTGTGGCTCGTCGTGCGCTTCCTGTGGGACCTCGTCCGCGCGTCGTTCCAGGTCGCGTTCCAGGCTCTGCACGTCTCGCGGGTGCCGCGCGGCGCTGTGGTCGGCGTGCGCCTGCGCAACCCCGCCGACCTGTACCTCACCGTCACCGCGGAGCTCAGCACGCTCGTGCCCGGCTCGCTCGTCGTCGAGGCGCACCGCCTCACCGGCATGCTCTACCTGCACGTCCTCGACCTCGAGGCGTACGGCGGCGAGGAGAAGGTGCGCGCGGACGTCCTCGCGCTCGAGGAGCGCGTCCTGTACGCGCTCGCCTCGGACGAGGAGCTTCGCAACGCCGGCCTGCCGGTCGGGCCGTGGTGGGGCCCGGCGGCCCGCGCGCAGGCGACTGCGACCCGTCCGCCTGTCGCCCGCTCCAGGAAGGGGGAGACGCCGTGA
- a CDS encoding monovalent cation/H+ antiporter complex subunit F: MIYVVAVCAALLAAAAVLTLVRIERGPSMLDRTIALDTFTATLVGAVALEAAWHRRTDTLPILLVIAMVGFVGSVTIARFAAVEPEEERRIKTREEVAAEDAARRLAEEAEERALERAAERAAELEAAADATGDATIGHADTILAAGEDTADDVDPAHDEAADDGGAR; this comes from the coding sequence GTGATCTACGTCGTCGCTGTCTGCGCAGCCCTGCTCGCGGCCGCCGCGGTGCTCACCCTCGTCCGTATCGAGCGCGGCCCGTCCATGCTCGACCGCACGATCGCTCTCGACACGTTCACCGCGACCCTCGTCGGTGCGGTCGCTCTCGAGGCCGCGTGGCACCGCCGTACGGACACCCTCCCGATCCTGCTCGTCATCGCGATGGTGGGCTTCGTCGGCTCGGTGACGATCGCACGCTTCGCCGCGGTCGAGCCCGAAGAGGAGCGGCGCATCAAGACCCGCGAGGAGGTCGCCGCCGAGGACGCCGCGAGGCGCCTCGCGGAGGAGGCCGAGGAGCGCGCCCTCGAGCGCGCGGCCGAGCGGGCCGCCGAGCTCGAGGCCGCCGCGGACGCGACCGGCGACGCGACGATCGGCCACGCCGACACGATCCTCGCGGCGGGCGAGGACACAGCCGACGACGTCGATCCGGCCCACGACGAGGCCGCCGACGACGGAGGTGCGCGATGA
- the mnhG gene encoding monovalent cation/H(+) antiporter subunit G, whose translation MTWDNVFDVLSALCLLAGAFLSFAAGVGVLRFPDLLARMHAATKPQVLGLILVLLGLELRLRTWDVLLVVVLVTLFQMLTAPVSAHMVGRAGYRTGKVRTDLLVMDELTSDLDEARTLERERELAELAAERAAHAADGVVPTDGAAPADGAMRAGSATGADGATAAADVAGGVEHAGDDAPTGAADGAPQEDPGP comes from the coding sequence ATGACCTGGGACAACGTCTTCGACGTGCTCTCCGCCCTGTGCCTGCTCGCAGGCGCCTTCCTGTCCTTCGCGGCCGGGGTCGGCGTGCTGCGCTTCCCCGACCTGCTCGCGCGCATGCACGCGGCGACCAAGCCGCAGGTGCTCGGGCTCATCCTCGTCCTGCTCGGCCTCGAGCTGCGGCTGCGGACGTGGGACGTGCTGCTCGTCGTCGTGCTCGTGACGCTCTTCCAGATGCTCACCGCGCCCGTCTCCGCGCACATGGTCGGCCGCGCCGGCTACCGCACCGGCAAGGTGCGCACCGACCTGCTCGTCATGGACGAGCTCACGAGCGACCTCGACGAGGCGCGCACGCTCGAGCGCGAGCGTGAGCTCGCGGAGCTCGCGGCGGAGCGCGCCGCGCACGCGGCGGACGGCGTCGTGCCTACGGACGGCGCCGCGCCCGCGGACGGCGCCATGCGCGCGGGCAGCGCCACGGGTGCCGACGGCGCCACGGCCGCTGCGGACGTTGCCGGGGGAGTCGAGCATGCGGGCGACGACGCGCCGACGGGCGCTGCGGACGGTGCACCGCAGGAGGACCCGGGGCCCTGA
- a CDS encoding alpha/beta hydrolase — protein MNAHATPAPWSPDVLGDEWRARTIHLGTDREGPVEATLVRSADGPRHHRAVLYLHGFVDYFFHPHLAAAFAERGWDFYALDLRKYGRSLREGQSPNLVHDLAEHAAEIDEAVHIITADEHHGHLVVLGHSTGGLIGSMWANARPGVLDALVLNSPWLDLNENVFLRTVGTAAIKALSHVAPRAVVGSLAPHYGRALHSGTGGEWDYELAWKPHEGFPVRAAWLASVRRYQDRVARGLSIACPVLVCTSTETGDSKRQHDRVMTTDSVLSVEQILARAPRLGADVTIEQFDGGAHDLALSPEPARSAYLTTVLDWLETRVPAS, from the coding sequence GTGAACGCCCACGCCACACCCGCCCCCTGGTCCCCCGACGTCCTCGGCGACGAGTGGCGCGCCCGGACGATCCACCTCGGCACCGACCGCGAGGGCCCCGTCGAGGCGACGCTCGTCCGCTCGGCCGACGGGCCGCGACACCACCGTGCAGTCCTCTACCTGCACGGCTTCGTCGACTACTTCTTCCACCCGCACCTCGCCGCCGCCTTCGCCGAGCGCGGCTGGGACTTCTATGCCCTCGACCTGCGCAAGTACGGCCGCTCCCTGCGCGAGGGCCAGTCCCCCAACCTCGTCCACGACCTCGCCGAGCACGCCGCCGAGATCGATGAGGCGGTGCACATCATCACCGCCGACGAGCACCACGGGCACCTCGTCGTCCTCGGCCACTCGACCGGCGGGTTGATCGGCTCGATGTGGGCGAACGCCCGCCCCGGCGTGCTCGACGCGCTCGTCCTCAACAGTCCTTGGCTCGACCTCAACGAGAACGTGTTCCTGCGCACCGTCGGCACCGCCGCGATCAAGGCGCTGTCGCACGTCGCGCCGCGCGCCGTCGTCGGCAGCCTCGCCCCGCACTACGGCAGGGCCCTGCACAGCGGTACGGGCGGCGAGTGGGACTACGAGCTCGCGTGGAAGCCGCACGAGGGTTTTCCCGTGCGTGCCGCATGGCTCGCGTCGGTGCGGCGCTACCAGGACCGCGTCGCGCGCGGCCTGTCGATCGCGTGCCCCGTCCTCGTGTGCACCTCGACCGAGACGGGCGACAGCAAGCGACAGCACGACCGCGTCATGACGACCGACTCGGTCCTGTCCGTCGAGCAGATCCTCGCCCGCGCCCCCAGGTTGGGTGCCGACGTGACGATCGAGCAGTTCGACGGCGGCGCCCACGACCTCGCACTGTCCCCCGAGCCCGCGCGCAGCGCCTACCTCACGACGGTGCTCGACTGGCTCGAGACCCGCGTCCCCGCGAGCTGA
- the clpB gene encoding ATP-dependent chaperone ClpB, with the protein MDPKFTTKSREALEDAIQTATAAGNPEVEPIHVLAGLLGQTDGLAPQLLAAAGVDASTVGRDVRKALTDLPSATGGGVTQPGLADATKRLITAASTEMQALGDEYVSAEHLLIAAADVASSAATILRRAGASPDALRAALPSVRGNTKVTSPNPEGTYKSLEKYGVDLTAAAREGKLDPVIGRDSEIRRVVQVLSRRTKNNPVLIGEPGVGKTAVVEGLAQRIVAGDVPESLRGKRIVSLDLPAMVAGAKYRGDFEERLKAVLSEIKESDGEIVTFIDELHTVVGAGAGGEGAMDAGNMLKPMLARGELRLVGATTLDEFREHIEKDPALERRFQQVYVGEPSVEDTVAILRGLKSRYEAHHRVTISDGALVAAATLSDRFISGRQLPDKAIDLVDEAASRLRMEMDSSPVEIDTLRRVVTRLEMELMQISKSEDEADKARADELRAQLADRREELAALNARWETEKGGLNRVGDLHKKLDELRSAADRAELEGDLETTSRIRYGEIPELEREIAAAEEAQRAAVPDPEAGQEVELAQARPPKLVGDKVDAAEIAEVVSAWTGIPAGRLLQGESQKLLSMEQTIGARLIGQTAAVASVSDAVRRSRAGINDPDRPIGSFLFLGPTGVGKTELAKSLADFLFDDERAMVRIDMSEYGEKHSVARLVGAPPGYVGYEEGGQLTEAVRRRPYSVVLLDEVEKAHPEVFDLLLQVLDDGRLTDGQGRTVDFRNTILVMTSNLGSHALVDPLVAEGDKREAVMAAVRAHFKPELLNRLDDVIVFDPLTITELSQIVDIQVRALAARLAERRLTLDVTDAAREWLALEGFDPAYGARPLRRLVQREIGDRLARALLSGAIGDGDTVRVDRGPDGLTVERA; encoded by the coding sequence ATGGACCCGAAGTTCACGACGAAGTCGCGCGAGGCGCTCGAGGATGCGATCCAGACGGCGACGGCCGCGGGCAATCCCGAGGTCGAGCCGATCCATGTCCTGGCGGGCCTCCTCGGGCAGACCGACGGCCTCGCGCCCCAGCTCCTCGCGGCTGCCGGCGTCGACGCGTCCACCGTCGGCCGGGACGTCCGCAAGGCGCTCACCGACCTGCCGTCCGCGACCGGCGGCGGCGTCACCCAGCCCGGGCTCGCGGACGCGACGAAGCGCCTGATCACCGCGGCGAGCACCGAGATGCAGGCTCTCGGCGACGAGTACGTCTCCGCCGAGCACCTCCTCATCGCCGCCGCCGACGTCGCGTCGTCCGCCGCGACCATCCTGCGCCGCGCCGGCGCGAGCCCCGACGCGCTGCGCGCAGCCCTGCCCTCCGTCCGCGGCAACACCAAGGTCACCTCGCCCAACCCCGAGGGCACGTACAAGTCCCTCGAGAAGTACGGCGTCGACCTCACGGCCGCCGCACGCGAGGGCAAGCTCGACCCGGTCATCGGCCGCGACAGCGAGATCCGCCGCGTCGTCCAGGTCCTGTCGCGCCGCACCAAGAACAACCCCGTCCTCATCGGTGAGCCCGGCGTCGGCAAGACCGCCGTCGTCGAGGGCCTCGCTCAGCGCATCGTCGCGGGCGACGTCCCTGAGTCGCTGCGCGGCAAGCGCATCGTCTCGCTCGACCTGCCCGCGATGGTCGCGGGCGCGAAGTACCGCGGCGACTTCGAGGAGCGCCTCAAGGCCGTGCTCTCCGAGATCAAGGAGTCCGACGGCGAGATCGTCACGTTCATCGACGAGCTGCACACCGTCGTCGGCGCGGGTGCTGGCGGCGAGGGCGCGATGGACGCGGGCAACATGCTCAAGCCGATGCTCGCCCGCGGCGAGCTGCGGCTCGTCGGCGCGACGACCCTCGACGAGTTCCGCGAGCACATCGAGAAGGACCCGGCGCTCGAGCGTCGCTTCCAGCAGGTGTACGTCGGCGAGCCGTCCGTCGAGGACACGGTCGCGATCCTGCGCGGCCTGAAGTCCCGCTACGAGGCGCACCACCGCGTGACCATCTCGGATGGCGCCCTCGTCGCCGCCGCGACGCTCTCCGACCGCTTCATCAGTGGCCGCCAGCTCCCCGACAAGGCGATCGACCTCGTCGACGAGGCCGCGAGCCGGCTGCGCATGGAGATGGACTCGTCGCCCGTCGAGATCGACACGCTGCGCCGCGTCGTCACACGCCTCGAGATGGAGCTCATGCAGATCTCGAAGTCCGAGGACGAGGCCGACAAGGCGCGCGCGGACGAGCTGCGGGCGCAGCTCGCGGACCGCCGCGAGGAGCTCGCGGCGCTCAACGCGCGCTGGGAGACCGAGAAGGGCGGCCTCAACCGCGTCGGCGACCTGCACAAGAAGCTCGACGAGCTGCGATCGGCTGCCGACCGTGCCGAGCTCGAGGGCGACCTCGAGACGACGTCGCGCATCCGCTACGGGGAGATCCCCGAGCTCGAGCGCGAGATCGCTGCGGCCGAGGAGGCGCAGCGCGCCGCCGTCCCCGACCCGGAGGCCGGGCAGGAGGTCGAGCTCGCGCAGGCGCGCCCGCCCAAGCTCGTGGGGGACAAGGTCGACGCGGCGGAGATCGCCGAGGTCGTCTCCGCATGGACCGGCATCCCGGCCGGGCGCCTGCTGCAGGGCGAGAGCCAGAAGCTCCTGTCGATGGAGCAGACGATCGGCGCGCGCCTCATCGGGCAGACGGCCGCCGTCGCGTCCGTCTCCGACGCGGTGCGGCGCTCGCGTGCCGGCATCAACGACCCGGACCGCCCGATCGGCTCGTTCCTGTTCCTCGGCCCGACCGGCGTCGGCAAGACCGAGCTCGCGAAGTCGCTCGCGGACTTCCTGTTCGACGACGAGCGCGCCATGGTCCGCATCGACATGTCGGAGTACGGCGAGAAGCACTCGGTCGCGCGCCTCGTGGGCGCGCCGCCCGGGTACGTCGGCTACGAGGAGGGCGGCCAGCTCACCGAGGCGGTGCGGCGCAGGCCGTACTCAGTCGTGCTGCTCGACGAGGTCGAGAAGGCGCACCCGGAGGTCTTCGACCTGCTCCTGCAGGTGCTCGACGACGGCCGGCTGACCGACGGTCAGGGCCGCACGGTCGACTTCCGCAACACGATCCTCGTGATGACGTCGAACCTCGGCTCGCACGCGCTCGTCGACCCGCTCGTCGCCGAGGGCGACAAGCGCGAGGCCGTCATGGCGGCGGTACGGGCGCACTTCAAGCCCGAGCTGCTCAACCGTCTCGACGACGTCATCGTGTTCGACCCGCTGACGATCACCGAGCTGAGCCAGATCGTCGACATCCAGGTGCGGGCGCTCGCGGCCCGGCTCGCCGAGCGTCGCCTGACGCTCGACGTGACGGACGCCGCGCGCGAGTGGCTCGCGCTCGAGGGCTTCGACCCCGCGTACGGCGCGCGGCCGCTGCGCCGCCTCGTCCAGCGGGAGATCGGCGACCGTCTCGCCCGGGCGCTCCTGTCGGGGGCGATTGGCGACGGCGACACGGTCCGCGTCGACCGCGGCCCGGACGGCCTCACGGTCGAGCGGGCCTGA